A genomic window from Sanguibacter antarcticus includes:
- a CDS encoding ABC transporter substrate-binding protein, producing MRLKTSAAAIGIAAALLLTSCSSGDGSAAGPDGDGAALTIAKPDGAIATESNNPWVGDSSGLKLGYINAILEPVAFVNTLDPTAEVRPWLASEITWSDDYTSVALTARDGVTWNDGTEFTAEDIEFTYSLLKDTPALDTAALGMTDVTRDGDTVTVTFESSMYVKQDKVLHKFIVPKHVWEGVADPTTETNLEPVGTGPYTLSQFTTQSVELTARDDYWGGDLAVPTLYYVSYNDNTALTTALASGDADWAQAFIPNIQSAYLDKDPEHNVYWAPAGLGIDTMFVNTETKPFDDLAFRTAVNMVIDRDKHRTIAREGGVPALTSVTGLPTPVGDSYISEAYDGVSYTVDVDGAREVLADAGYTWDGDTLVDPDGTPVTFELTVPQGWNDYVTGISLIADSVKTLGVEATVSTPDSDSWWDAKGNGDFQAILHWTDTGATPYDLYSDVMDGRWLKPLGEAADFNFGRFDNAEATAALDTYATATDDAARTAALETVQRIFVEQVPTMPIGTRPSIGEYNTRSYVGWPSDEDPYASPDPTVPSAVLVLTELEPAE from the coding sequence ATGAGGCTCAAGACCTCAGCTGCTGCGATCGGGATCGCAGCAGCGCTGCTGCTGACCAGCTGCTCGTCCGGCGACGGCAGTGCTGCCGGCCCCGACGGCGACGGCGCGGCTCTGACGATCGCCAAGCCTGACGGCGCGATCGCGACCGAGTCCAACAACCCCTGGGTCGGGGACTCCTCCGGCCTCAAGCTCGGCTACATCAACGCGATCCTCGAACCTGTCGCGTTCGTCAACACGCTGGACCCCACCGCCGAGGTCCGCCCGTGGCTCGCGTCCGAGATCACGTGGTCCGACGACTACACGTCCGTCGCCCTGACCGCGAGAGACGGCGTCACCTGGAACGACGGCACAGAGTTCACCGCCGAAGACATCGAGTTCACCTACTCCCTCCTCAAGGACACGCCGGCGCTCGACACGGCCGCCCTCGGTATGACCGACGTGACCCGTGACGGTGACACGGTTACCGTCACGTTCGAGAGCTCGATGTACGTCAAGCAGGACAAGGTGCTCCACAAGTTCATCGTGCCCAAGCACGTCTGGGAGGGTGTCGCCGACCCGACGACCGAGACGAACCTCGAGCCCGTCGGCACCGGTCCTTACACGCTCTCGCAGTTCACGACGCAGAGCGTCGAGCTCACCGCCCGGGACGACTACTGGGGCGGCGACCTCGCCGTGCCGACCCTCTACTACGTCTCCTACAACGACAACACCGCCCTCACGACGGCGCTCGCCAGCGGCGACGCCGACTGGGCACAAGCCTTCATCCCCAACATCCAGTCGGCCTACCTCGACAAGGACCCCGAGCACAACGTCTACTGGGCGCCCGCAGGCCTGGGCATCGACACGATGTTCGTCAACACCGAGACCAAGCCCTTCGACGACCTCGCGTTCCGGACCGCCGTGAACATGGTCATCGACCGCGACAAGCACCGCACGATCGCCCGTGAGGGCGGTGTCCCTGCTCTCACGTCGGTCACCGGCCTGCCGACCCCCGTCGGCGACAGCTACATCTCCGAGGCATACGACGGCGTGTCCTACACGGTCGACGTCGACGGGGCTCGCGAGGTCCTCGCCGACGCCGGCTACACGTGGGACGGCGACACGCTCGTCGACCCGGACGGGACGCCCGTGACCTTCGAGCTGACCGTCCCGCAAGGCTGGAACGACTACGTCACCGGGATCAGCCTCATCGCCGACTCCGTCAAGACGCTCGGCGTCGAGGCGACCGTCAGCACACCCGACTCTGACTCGTGGTGGGACGCCAAGGGCAACGGCGACTTCCAGGCCATCCTGCACTGGACCGACACCGGGGCCACGCCGTACGACCTCTACAGCGACGTCATGGACGGTCGCTGGCTCAAGCCCCTCGGCGAGGCCGCAGACTTCAACTTCGGCCGTTTCGACAACGCCGAAGCCACAGCGGCCCTCGACACCTACGCCACCGCCACGGACGACGCCGCACGGACAGCCGCGCTCGAGACCGTCCAGCGGATCTTCGTCGAGCAGGTCCCCACGATGCCGATCGGCACCCGCCCCTCCATCGGGGAGTACAACACCCGCAGCTACGTCGGCTGGCCCAGCGACGAGGACCCCTATGCGAGCCCCGACCCTACAGTCCCGAGCGCGGTGCTCGTCCTGACCGAGCTCGAACCAGCCGAGTAG
- a CDS encoding DUF4125 family protein, whose translation MSTTTTLREKRLAAAQAIVDHEWDQFQRVNNEGGRADCQGDWPTFHQMRLSQFLTWPLPLLESYAGDLDAADACGANLLTEKYARMMASTEPDRYAQEIAPHLPVLDDARVARQEAIVEVQIGWAVAFRDRYPRLGVAMRVLRTAQDTLTETSFETYLRGELGTYSDRTLGLYDELVEETVAAGENLSEQAITWTVVLGGFTDLAQAEAAQASVG comes from the coding sequence ATGAGTACCACCACGACCCTGCGGGAGAAACGGTTGGCTGCGGCGCAGGCGATCGTCGATCACGAGTGGGACCAGTTCCAGCGTGTGAACAACGAGGGCGGCCGAGCGGACTGCCAGGGGGACTGGCCGACGTTCCACCAGATGCGCCTGAGCCAGTTCCTCACGTGGCCGCTGCCCCTCCTCGAGAGCTACGCCGGCGACCTCGACGCCGCCGACGCGTGCGGAGCCAACCTGCTCACCGAGAAGTACGCCCGGATGATGGCCTCCACCGAGCCGGACCGGTACGCCCAGGAGATCGCACCGCACCTTCCCGTGCTCGACGATGCCCGCGTGGCCCGCCAGGAGGCGATCGTCGAGGTCCAGATCGGGTGGGCTGTCGCCTTCCGTGACCGGTACCCGCGGCTCGGTGTGGCGATGCGTGTGCTGAGGACCGCCCAGGACACTCTGACGGAGACGTCCTTCGAGACGTATCTGCGCGGCGAGCTGGGCACGTACTCCGACCGCACGCTCGGCCTCTACGACGAGCTCGTCGAGGAGACGGTGGCGGCGGGGGAGAACCTCTCTGAGCAGGCGATCACGTGGACGGTGGTGCTGGGCGGGTTCACCGACCTGGCGCAGGCGGAAGCGGCGCAGGCGTCGGTGGGCTGA
- a CDS encoding TetR/AcrR family transcriptional regulator yields the protein MVSARRQPRMRQETLRRREDILKAALTTFGSKGYNNGPLTEIAEQVDMTHAGVLHHFGSKDQLLLEVLRYRDENDVAELADRHIPDGIDLFRHLVRTAFLNARRAGIVQAYAVLSAESVTDDHPARAFFENRYTTLRAEVVQAFTTLCAENDAPLPDTVHHASAAILAIMDGLQVQWLLDPTDVSLGDASAFAIDAIVTAVLDPRPSPLGDPSTWPVPGPRP from the coding sequence ATGGTTTCGGCGAGGCGACAACCGCGCATGCGGCAGGAGACCCTCCGACGACGCGAAGACATCCTCAAGGCCGCCCTGACGACCTTCGGCAGCAAGGGCTACAACAACGGGCCGCTCACCGAGATCGCCGAGCAGGTCGACATGACCCACGCCGGCGTCCTCCACCACTTCGGGTCCAAGGACCAGCTGCTCCTCGAGGTGCTGCGCTACCGCGACGAGAACGACGTCGCCGAGCTCGCCGACCGGCACATCCCCGACGGCATCGACCTCTTCCGCCACCTCGTGCGCACCGCGTTCCTCAACGCGCGCCGCGCCGGGATCGTCCAGGCCTACGCCGTCCTGTCCGCCGAGTCCGTCACCGACGACCACCCCGCGCGCGCGTTCTTCGAGAACCGCTACACGACGCTGCGTGCCGAGGTCGTCCAGGCTTTCACGACACTGTGCGCAGAGAACGACGCACCGCTCCCCGACACCGTCCACCACGCGTCCGCCGCGATCCTCGCGATCATGGACGGCCTGCAGGTCCAGTGGCTCCTCGATCCCACCGACGTCTCGCTCGGCGACGCCAGCGCGTTCGCCATCGACGCGATCGTCACCGCGGTCCTCGACCCGCGTCCCTCGCCTCTCGGGGACCCGTCGACGTGGCCGGTGCCCGGCCCGCGCCCATAG
- a CDS encoding beta-glucosidase family protein: MTLQSRPPEETLLGAPGVAVLVDSLSLDEKVRLLTGATAWRLYALETIGLRSLTMSDGPVGVRGLGEVAGETSVLFPAPSAISATWDRDLAFETGQAFGREARDHGVDVVLAPQVNIQRTPVGGRHFECYSEDPLLTAEIGTAVIRGIQDQGVAACVKHFVANDSETDRTTYVARLDARTLREVYLAPFEHAVAAGAWTAMAAYNQVDDGVESSPMTGHHHLLVDVLKDELGFDGVVVSDWVAAHDTVGGAVGGLDVVMPGPGGPWEEQLLQAVREGAVPESTIDDKVARILLLARRVGALDEPALPVTHTGDLAALVRSTAARATVVLRRDEVAPVWDRPAPASIALVGPNAVRPHVLGGGSSTVHPEHVVTPAEGLAARFPDARLTVARGGDPRRLAARLDLAARTTGTTLLTATHLDVDGAVLRTVDLDTWDGWVTDLPDDVEHVTLTLEIVLDEPGDHHLEVGTVGGHRTEIDGRVVSEDSAAAGVEVILDSSINNPSGVTALVHVDEPRRVSIVSTHRVTRADGYGNVVRAEVRHRPPGPSAQDEIREAVDAARAAELTVIVVGTNEEVESEGWDRADLSLPGRQDELVERVLDADPDAVVVVNAGAPVLLPWLDRARTVLWVWFPGQEAGHSIADVVAGVVEASGRLPWTLPADAADVPVPHAVPVDGVVAYDDGVHVGYRGWERAGRTPAAPFGHGLGWTTWSYDAIDTPRQSSDGDLLVTVAVTNTGTRPGRETVQVYVEAPDGSPDERPVRWLGGFTLADVAPGATAHVPVTVRRRQLETWDTTSDGWVLPGGEYRLRAGRSVGDLRLDTTVRVGNASPSREAPADTGRR, encoded by the coding sequence GTGACACTGCAGTCTCGACCCCCAGAAGAGACCCTTCTCGGGGCGCCCGGCGTGGCCGTCCTCGTGGACAGCCTGAGCCTCGACGAGAAGGTCCGGCTCCTCACCGGAGCCACCGCCTGGCGGCTGTACGCGCTCGAGACGATCGGTCTGCGCTCCCTGACGATGTCCGACGGACCTGTGGGGGTGCGCGGTCTCGGAGAGGTCGCGGGGGAGACCTCGGTGCTCTTCCCCGCACCGAGCGCGATCAGCGCGACCTGGGACCGCGACCTGGCGTTCGAGACCGGGCAGGCCTTCGGCCGCGAGGCACGCGACCACGGGGTCGACGTGGTCCTCGCCCCGCAGGTGAACATCCAGCGCACGCCCGTCGGTGGCCGGCACTTCGAGTGCTACTCCGAGGACCCGCTCCTCACGGCAGAGATCGGCACGGCCGTGATCCGCGGGATCCAGGACCAGGGCGTGGCCGCGTGCGTCAAGCACTTCGTCGCGAACGACTCCGAGACCGACCGCACCACGTACGTCGCCCGGCTCGACGCGCGCACCCTGCGCGAGGTCTACCTCGCCCCGTTCGAGCACGCAGTCGCCGCGGGGGCCTGGACCGCCATGGCCGCCTACAACCAGGTGGACGACGGCGTCGAGTCGTCACCGATGACCGGTCACCACCACCTGCTCGTCGACGTCCTCAAGGACGAGCTGGGCTTCGACGGTGTGGTCGTCTCTGACTGGGTCGCGGCCCACGACACGGTCGGCGGCGCCGTCGGCGGGCTCGACGTCGTCATGCCGGGCCCGGGCGGCCCCTGGGAGGAACAGCTTCTGCAGGCTGTCCGCGAGGGCGCCGTCCCGGAGTCGACCATCGACGACAAGGTCGCTCGCATCCTCCTCCTCGCACGCCGCGTCGGTGCCCTCGACGAGCCAGCGCTGCCCGTCACGCACACGGGCGACCTCGCGGCCCTCGTCCGCTCGACAGCGGCCCGCGCCACCGTCGTCCTGCGACGAGACGAGGTCGCACCGGTCTGGGACAGGCCCGCACCCGCCTCCATCGCCCTCGTCGGACCCAACGCCGTCCGTCCGCACGTGCTCGGCGGCGGAAGCTCGACCGTCCACCCCGAGCACGTCGTCACCCCCGCCGAAGGGCTCGCAGCACGGTTCCCCGACGCGCGGCTCACCGTCGCCCGAGGCGGCGACCCTCGCCGCCTCGCGGCCCGGCTCGACCTCGCGGCACGGACCACCGGGACGACGCTGCTCACCGCCACCCACCTCGACGTGGACGGCGCGGTCCTGCGCACCGTCGACCTCGACACCTGGGACGGATGGGTCACCGACCTGCCCGACGACGTCGAGCACGTGACCCTGACCCTCGAGATCGTCCTCGACGAGCCCGGGGACCATCACCTCGAGGTCGGCACCGTCGGTGGGCACCGCACCGAGATCGACGGCCGCGTCGTCTCCGAAGACAGCGCCGCTGCCGGGGTCGAGGTCATCCTCGACTCCTCCATCAACAACCCGTCGGGCGTCACGGCGCTCGTCCACGTCGACGAGCCCCGACGCGTCTCGATCGTCTCCACCCACCGCGTGACGCGGGCCGACGGCTACGGCAACGTGGTCCGTGCCGAGGTGCGCCACCGGCCACCCGGACCGAGCGCGCAGGACGAGATCCGCGAGGCCGTCGACGCCGCCCGCGCCGCCGAGCTCACCGTGATCGTCGTCGGCACCAACGAGGAGGTCGAGTCCGAAGGCTGGGACCGCGCCGACCTGTCGCTGCCCGGCCGGCAGGACGAGCTCGTCGAGCGCGTGCTCGACGCCGACCCGGACGCGGTCGTCGTCGTCAACGCCGGAGCCCCCGTGCTCCTGCCGTGGCTCGACCGCGCGCGGACCGTCCTGTGGGTCTGGTTCCCCGGGCAAGAAGCCGGGCACTCCATCGCCGACGTCGTCGCCGGCGTGGTCGAGGCCAGCGGCCGCCTGCCGTGGACCCTCCCCGCCGACGCCGCAGACGTCCCCGTCCCGCACGCCGTCCCGGTCGACGGGGTCGTCGCCTACGACGACGGCGTCCACGTCGGCTACCGCGGCTGGGAGCGGGCCGGACGGACACCAGCAGCGCCCTTCGGCCACGGGCTCGGGTGGACCACCTGGTCCTACGACGCCATCGACACGCCCCGGCAGAGCTCCGACGGCGACCTCCTCGTCACCGTGGCCGTCACCAACACCGGCACCCGTCCGGGACGCGAGACCGTCCAGGTCTACGTCGAGGCACCCGACGGCAGCCCGGACGAGCGCCCCGTGCGCTGGCTGGGCGGCTTCACGCTCGCCGACGTCGCCCCCGGAGCCACGGCGCACGTCCCCGTGACCGTCCGACGTCGCCAGCTCGAGACGTGGGACACGACCTCCGACGGATGGGTCCTGCCCGGCGGCGAGTACCGCCTCCGTGCCGGGCGCTCCGTCGGCGACCTCCGCCTGGACACTACGGTCCGGGTGGGCAACGCCTCTCCCTCCAGAGAAGCACCTGCGGACACGGGGCGTCGATGA
- a CDS encoding ABC transporter permease, giving the protein MRFFLRRAAFYLFTAWAAITINFFLPRMMKGDPVSAYLQKNQGTISPEAIESLRTLFGVDTDASLLRQYIDYWGLMFAGDLGRSFSKGLAPVADVIAVALPWTIGLVGIATIIGFFVGTSLGTIIGWRRGSRADALVPIATFFSTVPYFWMGLIAIALLSSTLGWFPASHAYSKGARPGLTLEFVADVIEHGALPALTIVLASLGGWILGMRNMMITVLDEDYVTVAQAKGLSPRRVMVSYAARNAVLPQLSSFALSLGFIVGGTLVMELVFSYPGLGKLLLDATTAKDYPLIQGLFLVITLAVLAANILADVAYAALDPRTRQTEA; this is encoded by the coding sequence GTGCGATTCTTCCTGCGCCGCGCCGCGTTCTACCTGTTCACCGCATGGGCCGCCATCACGATCAACTTCTTCCTCCCACGGATGATGAAGGGCGACCCCGTCTCTGCCTACCTCCAGAAGAACCAGGGCACGATCAGCCCAGAGGCGATCGAGTCCCTGCGCACCCTCTTCGGCGTCGACACGGACGCCTCGCTCCTGCGCCAGTACATCGACTACTGGGGCCTGATGTTCGCCGGCGACCTCGGGCGGTCGTTCTCGAAGGGCCTGGCTCCCGTCGCCGACGTCATCGCGGTCGCGCTGCCGTGGACGATCGGCCTCGTCGGCATCGCGACGATCATCGGCTTCTTCGTCGGGACGTCGCTCGGCACCATCATCGGGTGGCGCCGGGGGAGCAGGGCGGACGCGCTCGTCCCGATCGCGACGTTCTTCTCCACCGTCCCGTACTTCTGGATGGGCCTCATCGCGATCGCCCTCCTGTCGTCCACGCTCGGCTGGTTCCCTGCCTCGCACGCCTACAGCAAGGGCGCCCGTCCCGGCCTCACGCTCGAGTTCGTCGCCGACGTCATCGAGCACGGAGCGCTCCCTGCGCTGACGATCGTCCTCGCGTCGCTCGGCGGCTGGATCCTCGGCATGCGCAACATGATGATCACCGTCCTCGACGAGGACTACGTCACCGTCGCCCAGGCGAAGGGGCTCAGCCCACGGCGCGTCATGGTGAGCTATGCCGCCCGCAACGCCGTGCTCCCGCAGCTCTCGAGCTTCGCCCTGTCGCTCGGCTTCATCGTCGGCGGGACGCTCGTCATGGAGCTCGTCTTCTCCTACCCGGGGCTCGGCAAGCTGCTCCTCGACGCGACCACCGCGAAGGACTACCCGCTCATCCAGGGACTCTTCCTCGTCATCACGTTGGCGGTGCTCGCCGCGAACATCCTCGCGGACGTCGCCTACGCCGCACTCGACCCGCGCACCCGCCAGACGGAGGCATGA
- a CDS encoding ABC transporter ATP-binding protein: MTHEPLLTVSDFSVVYDVEPPVEAVRNVSLTVRRGEILGLAGESGCGKTTLAYGVQRLLQPPAVITSGSAVFHDESGTDVDLNTLDAHQMRAFRWAKASMVFQGAMNALNPVLNVGRQLADVFSTHRPQMTRKQRTEECAGLLDLVGVGRDRLRSYPHELSGGMRQRVMIAMALALKPQLMIMDEPTTALDVLVQREILEQISDLRSQLGFSVVFITHDLPLLLEISDRIAVMREGRIVELDTAENIYHRPQHEYTRRLLGSFPSLTGARGGFVRGSDGTSEQGTGTTGGTGAVTAGEAAR, encoded by the coding sequence GTGACCCACGAACCTCTGCTGACCGTCAGCGACTTCAGCGTGGTCTACGACGTCGAACCACCCGTCGAGGCTGTCCGCAACGTCTCCCTCACCGTGCGCCGCGGGGAGATCCTCGGCCTCGCAGGAGAGTCCGGCTGCGGCAAGACCACCCTCGCGTACGGTGTGCAACGACTTCTCCAACCACCAGCCGTCATCACCTCCGGCTCGGCCGTCTTCCACGACGAGTCCGGTACGGACGTCGACCTCAACACCCTCGACGCCCACCAGATGCGCGCCTTCCGCTGGGCCAAGGCCTCCATGGTGTTCCAGGGCGCCATGAACGCCCTCAATCCCGTCCTCAACGTGGGACGCCAGCTCGCCGACGTGTTCTCCACCCACCGCCCCCAGATGACCCGCAAGCAGCGGACGGAGGAGTGCGCCGGGCTGCTCGACCTCGTCGGTGTCGGGCGCGACCGCCTGCGCTCCTACCCGCACGAGCTCTCCGGCGGGATGCGTCAGCGCGTCATGATCGCGATGGCGCTCGCGCTCAAGCCTCAGCTCATGATCATGGACGAGCCCACCACAGCCCTCGACGTCCTCGTCCAGCGCGAGATCCTCGAGCAGATCTCGGACCTGCGCTCGCAGCTCGGCTTCTCGGTCGTGTTCATCACGCACGACCTCCCGCTCCTGCTCGAGATCTCCGACCGCATCGCCGTCATGCGCGAGGGCCGGATTGTCGAGCTCGACACCGCCGAGAACATCTACCACCGCCCTCAGCACGAGTACACGCGCCGGCTCCTCGGGTCCTTCCCGAGCCTCACCGGAGCCCGCGGCGGGTTCGTCCGGGGCTCCGACGGGACCTCCGAGCAAGGAACCGGCACTACCGGCGGCACCGGTGCCGTCACTGCAGGAGAGGCCGCCCGATGA
- a CDS encoding alpha/beta hydrolase: MTRRAIIFHGTGANPDVCWYRWLGDRLAARGFAVEIPHYPGLNVEPAETFVPHVLGRHRFDESTVLVGHSGGAALLLSLLEHLDVRVAQAILVAGYCTPPNDADEPVLQSSYDWAAISAHVADLYLVNSVTDPYGCDAEQGRAMFDHLGGTQIVRDEGHFGDVDQPFPTFPLIDRLVADLP, translated from the coding sequence GTGACGCGCCGGGCGATCATCTTCCACGGCACCGGTGCGAACCCGGACGTGTGCTGGTACCGGTGGCTGGGGGACAGGCTGGCCGCGCGCGGCTTCGCCGTCGAGATCCCGCACTACCCGGGCCTCAACGTCGAGCCGGCCGAGACGTTCGTGCCGCACGTGCTCGGCCGGCACCGTTTCGACGAGAGCACCGTGCTCGTCGGGCACTCGGGAGGCGCTGCGCTGCTGCTGAGCCTCCTCGAGCACCTCGACGTGAGGGTGGCGCAGGCCATCCTCGTCGCTGGGTACTGCACCCCGCCGAACGACGCGGACGAGCCCGTGCTGCAGAGCAGCTACGACTGGGCGGCGATCTCGGCGCACGTCGCTGACCTGTACCTCGTCAACTCCGTCACGGACCCCTACGGGTGCGACGCGGAGCAGGGCCGTGCGATGTTCGACCACCTCGGCGGCACCCAGATCGTTCGCGACGAGGGCCACTTCGGCGATGTCGACCAGCCGTTCCCGACCTTCCCGCTCATCGATCGTCTCGTCGCAGACCTCCCGTGA
- a CDS encoding thioredoxin family protein yields the protein MPTTAMTPETLGPAIARGGLVLIDFWARWCRPCHLFSPIFAASSDAHPEHVFATVDTDQQQGLARRFGVLSLPTLVVLHDGKIVYSRAGVPRLHELEAIIADLSVAVSPPTPAPLPPAPGR from the coding sequence GTGCCGACCACAGCGATGACTCCTGAGACCCTCGGCCCGGCGATCGCGCGCGGCGGACTGGTCCTCATCGACTTCTGGGCTCGCTGGTGCCGCCCGTGCCACCTGTTCTCGCCGATCTTCGCGGCCTCGTCCGACGCGCACCCGGAGCACGTCTTCGCCACGGTCGACACCGACCAGCAGCAGGGCCTCGCCCGGCGGTTCGGCGTCCTGTCCCTGCCGACCCTCGTCGTGCTGCACGACGGGAAGATCGTCTACTCGCGTGCGGGCGTCCCCCGCCTCCACGAGCTCGAGGCGATCATCGCCGACCTGTCCGTGGCTGTCAGCCCACCGACGCCTGCGCCGCTTCCGCCTGCGCCAGGTCGGTGA
- a CDS encoding ABC transporter permease — protein sequence MTHTTTTATGETGLPAEAPRAPRASGGRRAGARWAQSFAMFRNRKSITGLCILGFFALLAIFGDVIAPYGPLDKDFEALKQAPSWHHLLGTTHMGEDVLSQIIYGTRGVLVVGFLSAIIATIIAVAVGVTAGYVAGWRGESLSALTNVFLVLPALPLMIIVASQYENPSLVLISAVLALTGWAWGGRVLRAQTMSLRNRDFVQAARANGEPLYRIITVEMLPNLTAIIASSFVGTVTAAVLGLTTLAFIGVIPITNLNWGTILFWAQQNGAFPDFWWWYVPAGLCIALLGMALSLINFGIDEYVNPRLRSAGERARALRKKGLTSGSGVTAVAIHQPDPAPTDAAPTDAASPPEPGPDAPR from the coding sequence ATGACGCACACGACCACGACCGCCACAGGTGAGACCGGCCTCCCCGCAGAGGCCCCTCGCGCGCCCCGAGCCTCAGGTGGCCGCCGCGCCGGCGCCCGCTGGGCTCAGTCCTTCGCGATGTTCCGCAACCGCAAGTCGATCACCGGCCTGTGCATCCTCGGGTTCTTCGCCCTGCTCGCGATCTTCGGGGACGTCATCGCCCCCTACGGTCCGCTCGACAAAGACTTCGAGGCGCTCAAGCAGGCACCCTCGTGGCACCATCTGCTCGGGACCACGCACATGGGAGAAGACGTCCTCAGCCAGATCATCTACGGGACGCGTGGCGTCCTCGTCGTCGGCTTCCTCTCCGCGATCATCGCGACCATCATCGCCGTCGCGGTGGGGGTCACCGCCGGCTACGTCGCAGGGTGGCGCGGCGAGTCGCTCTCCGCGCTGACGAACGTCTTCCTCGTGCTTCCCGCCCTCCCGCTCATGATCATCGTCGCCTCGCAGTACGAGAACCCGAGCCTCGTGCTCATCTCCGCGGTCCTCGCGCTCACCGGATGGGCATGGGGAGGCCGCGTGCTGCGCGCCCAGACGATGTCGCTGCGCAACCGAGACTTCGTGCAGGCCGCACGCGCGAACGGTGAGCCGCTCTACCGCATCATCACGGTCGAGATGCTGCCGAACCTCACGGCGATCATCGCGTCGAGCTTTGTCGGCACGGTCACCGCCGCTGTCCTCGGGCTCACGACGCTCGCGTTCATCGGGGTCATCCCGATCACGAACCTCAACTGGGGCACCATCCTCTTCTGGGCTCAGCAGAACGGCGCGTTCCCTGACTTCTGGTGGTGGTACGTGCCCGCAGGCCTGTGCATCGCACTCCTCGGCATGGCGCTCTCGCTCATCAACTTCGGCATCGACGAGTACGTCAACCCGCGCCTGCGCTCTGCGGGGGAGAGAGCCCGTGCCCTGCGCAAGAAGGGGCTCACGTCCGGGAGCGGCGTCACCGCTGTCGCGATCCACCAGCCAGACCCGGCACCGACCGACGCAGCACCGACCGACGCCGCATCCCCGCCAGAGCCTGGACCTGACGCACCACGCTGA
- a CDS encoding ABC transporter ATP-binding protein — MTTLELKNVTKRYRIRGAGDLLALDDVSFTLTSGRTLALVGQSGSGKSTIAKILTQLERATSGEILLDGAPVPRRGRALRRYRQQVRMVFQDPFASLNPYHTVRHHIERPLLLDHVVPRAEVDAEVARLLERVRLEPGSTIDRRPHELSGGQRQRVAIARALASRPSLLIADEPVSMLDVSIRLGVLNLLADLQRESNLGVLYITHDLATARHFSDEIMVLNHGVVVERGPSDDVILNPQHPYTRALRDASPDPEKHFSGSGTVTETKG; from the coding sequence ATGACCACGCTCGAGCTCAAGAACGTCACCAAGCGGTACCGCATCCGGGGTGCAGGCGACCTCCTCGCTCTCGACGACGTGAGCTTCACGCTGACGTCCGGTCGCACGCTCGCCCTCGTCGGGCAGAGCGGGAGCGGAAAGTCGACGATCGCCAAGATCCTCACCCAGCTCGAGCGCGCGACGTCTGGGGAGATCCTTCTCGACGGGGCGCCCGTGCCGCGGCGGGGACGCGCGCTGCGCCGCTACCGCCAGCAGGTGCGCATGGTCTTCCAAGACCCGTTCGCGTCCCTGAACCCGTACCACACGGTCCGCCACCACATCGAGCGGCCGCTGCTCCTCGACCACGTGGTGCCGCGCGCAGAGGTCGACGCGGAGGTTGCCCGCCTCCTCGAACGGGTGCGGCTCGAGCCCGGGAGCACGATCGACCGTCGTCCCCACGAGCTGTCCGGCGGACAGCGCCAGCGCGTCGCGATCGCTCGCGCGCTCGCGTCCCGCCCGAGCCTGCTCATCGCCGACGAGCCCGTCTCGATGCTCGACGTCTCCATCCGGCTCGGTGTGCTCAACCTGCTCGCCGACCTCCAGAGGGAGTCCAACCTCGGCGTCCTCTACATCACGCACGACCTCGCGACGGCGCGTCACTTCAGCGACGAGATCATGGTGCTCAACCACGGGGTCGTCGTCGAGCGCGGCCCGTCCGACGACGTCATCCTCAACCCGCAGCACCCCTACACACGAGCGCTGCGTGACGCCTCACCCGACCCGGAGAAGCACTTCTCCGGGTCGGGCACCGTGACCGAGACGAAGGGCTGA